One stretch of Streptomyces sp. MMBL 11-1 DNA includes these proteins:
- the aroH gene encoding chorismate mutase, whose amino-acid sequence MAVRAVRGAVQLDRDEAGHMDQRVGELLTAVLDRNGLVADDLISIWFTATPDLHSDFPAAAARGLGIVDVPLICAQELDIDGAMPRVVRILVHVETYLPRAEISHVYLGATAALRKDIAQ is encoded by the coding sequence GTGGCGGTACGAGCGGTCCGGGGCGCCGTCCAGCTGGACCGGGACGAGGCCGGGCACATGGACCAGCGGGTCGGTGAACTGCTGACGGCCGTCCTGGACCGGAACGGACTCGTCGCCGACGACCTGATCAGCATCTGGTTCACCGCCACTCCGGACCTGCACAGCGACTTCCCCGCCGCCGCCGCGCGCGGCCTCGGGATCGTCGACGTACCCCTGATCTGCGCCCAGGAGCTGGACATCGACGGGGCCATGCCCCGGGTCGTCCGTATCCTCGTGCACGTCGAGACCTATCTCCCGCGCGCCGAGATCAGCCACGTCTACCTCGGCGCCACCGCCGCCCTGCGCAAGGACATCGCCCAGTGA
- a CDS encoding nucleotidyltransferase domain-containing protein, whose product MITTADEALVRDHTVYACVMGSRAFGLATEDSDTDRRGVFLAPTPLFWRFEKPPTHVEGPAPEQFSWELERFCELALRANPNVLECLHSPLVESVDDTGRELLALRGAFLSRLAHGTFVRYALGQRRKLEADVRVHGAPRWKHAMHLLRLLASSRDLLRTGELRVDVGEARGELLAVKRGEVPWPEVERRMNRLGEENDEAATGSPLPPEPDRAAVEDFLVRTRRASADRTTGRAGLTPSGDRPTRP is encoded by the coding sequence ATGATCACCACCGCCGACGAGGCACTCGTACGCGATCACACGGTCTACGCCTGCGTGATGGGCTCGCGCGCGTTCGGGCTGGCCACGGAGGACAGCGATACGGACCGGCGCGGGGTGTTCCTCGCGCCCACCCCGCTGTTCTGGCGCTTCGAGAAGCCGCCGACACATGTGGAGGGCCCCGCGCCGGAGCAGTTCTCCTGGGAGCTGGAACGCTTCTGCGAGCTGGCGCTGCGCGCCAACCCGAACGTGCTGGAGTGCCTGCACTCCCCGCTGGTGGAGTCCGTGGACGACACGGGCCGCGAGCTGCTGGCGCTGCGCGGGGCGTTCCTGTCGCGGCTCGCGCACGGCACGTTCGTCCGGTACGCGCTGGGCCAGCGGAGGAAGCTGGAGGCCGACGTACGGGTCCACGGCGCGCCGCGCTGGAAGCACGCGATGCATCTGCTGCGGCTGCTGGCGAGCTCCCGGGACCTGCTGCGTACGGGCGAGCTGCGCGTCGACGTCGGCGAGGCCCGTGGGGAGCTGCTGGCGGTGAAGCGGGGCGAGGTGCCCTGGCCGGAGGTGGAGCGCCGGATGAACCGCCTCGGCGAGGAGAACGACGAGGCGGCGACCGGCTCCCCGCTGCCGCCGGAACCCGACCGGGCGGCCGTGGAGGACTTCCTCGTCCGGACCCGGCGGGCTTCGGCCGACCGCACGACGGGCCGAGCCGGGCTCACACCGTCCGGGGACCGCCCGACGCGGCCGTGA
- a CDS encoding ADP-ribosylglycohydrolase family protein, which produces MTITTPPLTKQAATGALTGLALGDALGFPTEFNDVPGILAKFGPWRQIPLLKPAIVSDDTQMTIALGRGIRTAMDSGLLTPERLVDPVRAEFVAWYHSPDNNRAPGNTCLTACRLLEHTRLWQEASQTHSKGCGANMRVAPVGLVPGLSEEQRAGAAQLQAALTHGHPTALAASDLLARAVFLLAQGAEPLGLIGRLRSYAYENRGRYHTRWLGDLWRHAGDATPQAYIQRGWDECLTALATVQEALRDPSPETDPCERTGDGWVAEEALASALHCFLLFPEEPVTALRRAACTRGDSDSIACLTGALAGAHLGAAAWPKEWSERIEYRSDLLSLAALWDS; this is translated from the coding sequence ATGACCATCACCACCCCGCCCCTCACCAAACAGGCGGCCACCGGCGCGCTGACCGGGCTCGCGCTCGGCGACGCCCTGGGCTTCCCCACCGAGTTCAACGACGTGCCCGGCATCCTCGCCAAGTTCGGCCCCTGGCGGCAGATCCCCCTCCTGAAGCCCGCCATCGTCTCCGACGACACCCAGATGACGATCGCCCTGGGCCGGGGCATCCGCACCGCCATGGACAGCGGGCTGCTCACCCCCGAACGGCTGGTGGACCCGGTCCGCGCGGAGTTCGTCGCCTGGTACCACTCACCGGACAACAACCGGGCCCCGGGCAACACCTGCCTCACCGCCTGCCGCCTGCTCGAACACACCCGGCTCTGGCAGGAGGCCAGCCAGACGCACTCCAAGGGCTGCGGCGCCAACATGCGGGTCGCCCCCGTCGGCCTGGTCCCCGGCCTCAGCGAGGAGCAGCGCGCCGGGGCCGCCCAGCTCCAGGCCGCCCTCACCCACGGCCACCCCACCGCCCTGGCCGCCTCCGACCTGCTGGCCCGCGCGGTGTTCCTGCTCGCCCAGGGCGCCGAACCCCTCGGGCTGATCGGGCGGTTGCGCAGTTACGCCTACGAGAACCGGGGCCGCTACCACACTCGCTGGCTAGGCGACCTCTGGCGCCACGCGGGCGACGCCACCCCGCAGGCGTACATCCAGCGCGGCTGGGACGAGTGCCTGACCGCGCTCGCGACGGTCCAGGAGGCGCTGCGCGATCCGTCGCCGGAGACCGACCCGTGCGAGCGGACCGGGGACGGCTGGGTCGCCGAGGAAGCCCTCGCCTCCGCCCTGCACTGCTTCCTGCTGTTCCCCGAGGAGCCCGTCACCGCCCTGCGCCGGGCCGCCTGCACACGGGGCGACTCCGATTCGATCGCCTGCCTGACCGGAGCGCTGGCCGGGGCGCATCTGGGCGCGGCGGCCTGGCCCAAGGAATGGTCGGAGCGCATCGAGTACCGCAGCGACCTGCTCTCCCTCGCCGCGCTCTGGGACTCCTGA
- a CDS encoding Rieske (2Fe-2S) protein — translation MNARRRTVLAAGAAGAAALATGCGSSGGNDGDDDGDTSGTSGTPTASADPTGGATDGASPDAPGGVELARTEDIPVGGGTVIKEHKVVVTQPEEGEFRAFSAVCTHASCLVSTVSDGTINCPCHGSKYSITDAAVEAGPATRPLPAERITVSGGAIRLA, via the coding sequence ATGAACGCACGGCGAAGGACGGTGCTGGCCGCGGGTGCGGCGGGCGCCGCCGCCCTGGCCACCGGCTGCGGATCGTCCGGCGGGAACGACGGGGACGACGACGGGGACACGAGCGGCACGAGCGGTACGCCCACCGCGTCGGCGGATCCGACGGGCGGGGCGACGGACGGGGCGTCGCCGGACGCGCCGGGCGGCGTGGAGCTGGCCAGGACCGAGGACATCCCGGTCGGCGGCGGCACCGTCATCAAGGAGCACAAGGTGGTGGTGACCCAGCCGGAAGAGGGCGAGTTCAGGGCGTTCTCCGCCGTCTGCACCCACGCGAGCTGCCTGGTCTCGACGGTGAGCGACGGCACGATCAACTGTCCCTGCCACGGCAGCAAGTACAGCATCACGGACGCGGCGGTCGAGGCCGGCCCGGCGACCCGGCCGCTGCCCGCCGAGCGGATCACCGTATCGGGGGGCGCGATCCGGCTGGCCTGA
- a CDS encoding SRPBCC family protein encodes MSSSLVETVDIEAPVAVAWSLWSEVTQWPRFLSHVQRVDPIDERRFAWQLSLPGAEKHFVAELTEVVPEDRIAWKTTEGVHHAGVVTFHRLDDTSSRVALQIEYDPQGFIEHLGALTNLDSALTNYDLGEFQKLAELTAASGGPRTV; translated from the coding sequence GTGTCCTCCTCACTCGTCGAGACCGTCGACATCGAGGCGCCCGTGGCTGTCGCCTGGTCCCTGTGGAGCGAGGTCACCCAGTGGCCGAGGTTCCTCAGCCACGTCCAGCGCGTCGATCCGATCGACGAGCGGCGCTTCGCCTGGCAGCTCTCGCTGCCCGGCGCGGAGAAGCACTTCGTCGCGGAACTCACCGAGGTGGTCCCCGAGGACCGCATCGCCTGGAAGACGACCGAGGGAGTCCACCACGCGGGGGTAGTCACCTTCCACCGGCTCGACGACACGTCGAGCCGCGTCGCCCTGCAGATCGAGTACGACCCCCAGGGGTTCATCGAGCACCTGGGGGCGCTGACCAACCTGGACTCCGCCCTGACCAACTACGACCTGGGCGAATTCCAGAAGCTGGCCGAACTCACGGCCGCGTCGGGCGGTCCCCGGACGGTGTGA